The stretch of DNA TGGGCTGTTTTTAACACTATAAATCCTAATCTAATAACCAAACTTGTTAAGTCCGGGGCGGAAATCAATGAAAAGAATCAAGCTGGGGAAACTCCTTTAATAAGAGGAACAAAAAATAATTCTAATGGTTATACAACTATAATAGAACTCATTCAAGCCGGTGCAGATGTTAATATCAAAGACCCAGATGGTGAAACAGCTTTAATGTTTGCCTCACGTTCAAACAAACACCCTCAAGTGATTGCGGAATTACTTAAAGCCGGAGCCGACGTTAACGCTAAAAATGAAAAAGGCGAAACACCTTTAATCTATGGAGCCTCAAATAGAAAAAACCCTACTGTAATAAAAGACCTTCTTACCGCAGGTGCTGATGTGAATGCTAAAAGTCGATATGGTGCCACAGCTCTGTCTGTTGCCCAAGAATGGAATAACATTCAAGCGATAGCAGTCTTAACCAACGCCGGGGCTAAATAAAATTTATTGTTGATTCTTACAATAAAAAAAAGCTGAACAACTTTATAGAGAAAAAATATACATTCATCAGGCACAAACGTTTAGGCACAAACGTTTAGGCACAAACGTTTATTTCTTTTAGCGTTTGTGCTATTCTTTACTCGTCTATTTTTCGTATTAGTATTAAAACTTAACTCAACTCGGCTTAACTGATTTAATAAGCTTCAACAACTAACCTTTATTACATCAATCAAAAAGAACCTAACCATGAAAAACGTAATCATGAACAATATGCAAAAAATATTTATTTTCGTCATTATTGCTTTACCATTTCTAACTGCATGTGTGAACGGGCTTCCACAAAACTGGCGATTACCCACAGACAAAGAGCTAAAAGCTACGTGGAGAGATGAAAATAAAGGCAAATATGCAATAGTAAAAGGCGATTTTAACAGTGATAAGATAGTTGATGAAGCAAAACTGTTAGTGCGTAAAGACGGCATGGGTTTTGGGCTATTTGCTTTTGTAAGTCAAAAAGATAATTATTTCAAAACCTACCTCTTAGATGAAATGCAAGATCATACATTAATACAAGTTTTTGGAATTAAAGATGTTGCAAGTGGTGTTTATAAGACAGCTTGTGGAAAAGGTTATTGGGATTGTCAACAGGGAGAAACTCCTGAAATAGTCATAAAAAATACAGCGATTGATTATTTTAAAACAGAAGGGGCTAATTCGTTTTTTTACTGGGACAATAAAGAAAATACGTTTAAAAGAATTTGGATAAGCGATTAAATTGTTTCAAGAAAACACTAATTTTATAAATTTTACAACACGCTTTATTATTCATCGTTATCTAAGATTGTTCTGAATCAAAAATCAATAACAATATAAACTTTCTAAGGCTTCGAGCATGTCAAAACGCTTATTTTTCGTAATTTCTGTTTTATTATTAAACTTTTTGTTTGTTGTTTCAGCTTTTGCAATGAGCAACGAAGAGTTTTTTAAGATATGCGAAAATGGCAATATAAAACAAATAAAAGCAGCAATAGCAAAAGGAGCCGATGTGAACGCTAAAGATAAAGATGGCTTGACCACTTTAGATTATGTGAGAGCAAATAAAAACTCTGATATAATAAAAGAGTTAATGAAAGCTGATGCAAAATAAAATCAATAACAATATAAACTTTCTAAGGCTTCGAGCATGTCAAAACGCTTATTTTTCGTAATTTCTGTGTTATTATTCAACTTTTTGTTTGTTGTTTCAGCTTTTGCCATGAGCAACGAAGAATTTCTTAAGATATGCGAAAATGGCAATATAAAACAAATAAAAGCAGCAATAGCAAAAGGAGCGGACGTTAACGCTAAAGATGAAAAAGGTACGACGGCGTTAATGTGGGCAAAATATAACCCAAAACCGCTTGAGCCAATAAAAACACTGATCAAAGCAGGTGCGGACGTTAACGCTAAAGACAAAAGAGGACAAACTGTTTTAATGTATGCGGTAACATATACTCATAGCCACGAAGTAATCACGCACTTATTAAAAAGTGGTGCTGATGTTAATGCTCAAGATAACGAGGGCTTAACCGCTTTAATGTTACTTGCACGCAATGAACCAATTTGGTTTCCATGGGATGTTGATATTCCGAAATATAGAGCTAAAAACTATAAGTCAATCCGCATATTAATTGAAGCCGGTGCAAACGTTAATGCTCAAGACAAAGAAGGTAGAACAGCTTTAATGCACGCAGCAGAAGAAAACGAAGACCCGACTATCATAACAGGCTTGATAAAAGCAGGTGCGAAGGTTAATATGAGAGATAACTATAAGACTACGGCTTTAATACGTGGAGCAGAATACGCCGCAAACCCCGCTGTAATAAAAGCATTAATCAAAGGCGGTGCTGAGGTTAATTATGAAAACTATCCAATTTTAATTGTGGCTTTATTTAATCAAAACAATCAGGCGATTATTCCAGAGTTAATAAAAGCCGGAGCAGACATAGACGCTAAAGACAAAAACGGATTAACCGCTTTAGACGGTGCCGAGTCATTAAAAGATTACAAGGCGATGGATATATTAAAAAAAGCCAAGAAAAAACAAAACGATAAAAAAAATAATAAAAAATAGGATTAAGTCATGTTCGATTCAGTTATATTTTTTGCCTTACTTGCCGGTTTATTCACTTGGGGCATCACTGCTTTGGGTGCGGCAACTGTATTTTTTGCCAAAGATGTATCTCGTAAACTTTTGGATTTAATGCTTGGTTTTGCGGCCGGGGTTATGCTCGCCGCAAGTTTTTGGTCGCTACTTGCTCCCGCTATTGAAATGAGCTCTGATTTAGGGCGTTTTGCTTTTTTTCCCGCCATGCTTGGATTTATTTTAGGGGCTTTGTTTTTAAGAGGAATAGACTATATTTTACCCCACTTACATTTTGGTAAAGAGATAGAAGATGCTGAGGGAATTCCCACAACTTGGAAGCGTAACACTTTATTAATATTAGCTATTACCTTACATAATATCCCCGAAGGTCTCGCAATTGGCGTAGCTTTCGGAGCGTTGGACGCAGGGCTTCCCTCCGCCACTTTAAGCGGAGCGATTGCTTTAGCTTTAGGGATAGGTCTACAAAACTTTCCGGAAGGTGCGGCGGTTTCATTACCTTTAAGAATGGAAGGCAAATCTCGCTTTTCTGCTTTTATGTCCGGGCAACTTTCAGCGATTGTCGAACCTATCGCCGCCGTTATCGGAGCTTATGCTGTTTCTATGATGCACCCTTTATTGCCTTATGCTTTGGCGTTTGCCGCTGGTGCAATGGTTTTTGTGGTGGTTGAACAGCTTATTCCCGAATCACAATCAGGCGATAACGCAGACGCCGCTACTTTAAGCCTTATCGCCGGTTTTAGCGTTATGATGATGCTTGATGTTGCCTTGGGGTAGAGAATACAAAATAGAATATAATTGCATTATATTTAGACTCGTACAGAATAATTAGCAAAGGAAGAAATATGAAAATATGCACTAGTGTGTTAATCAGTATTTTGTGTGTGGTATTTTTCTCATCCAGTGTATTGGCTGAAGGTTCACTTAGCTACACTGAACTACGTGAAAAATTTCCTGATAATAATATCATGTTTGAATCATTAGAGGAAACTTTAGAATTTTCTCAATGTGTTATCGGACTTCGGATTATGTCTAATCTGAGCGAGAAATTTGCAGGAATGCGTGTTGCTCCATATTATGTATGTGCAAAACAAAAATACGGCTCACATCTTCCTGTTAGGGTTACGTTTAATGCAGAGACTATATTCATTGACAAAAATGGCAAAGAAACAAAGGGCATTGAAGATAAACGCTCTATGGGAGTAAAAGAGGTTATGATTGGAGTACTTATAGAAGAGATTAACTCAAACAAATTTTTTCCTCATGATTGTGATTAAGCATCATCAGTATGCCTTGCGTGAATGATTTGAATTAGTCTCTAATTCACAAGAGTGTATAGTAGTTCCGACATGATCTGACAGTATGTTCCTTTTTGCTGATTTTATTTATTCGCTTAAATGTAGCCACCACAGGAAAAACGCATGACAGGTGTTCAAACAGACAATTCACGTAATTTTATTCTTAGTGTATTTAGCCATATAAAAACGGTTTTATTAAACAAAGCTATGTTTTTTATAGCAATCATTCTTGGCATGGCGATTGTCTTTACAGCTATAGGAATAATGTTACAAATACTTACATCTGAACACTCAATTATTCCATTCAATGAACTTACTAGGCTTATAACATTCTCTATACTGGTTTTCATAGGTGCACTACTCCCTTTAAGTGCCATTATTTATGCTTCATTTTTGACATTAATAGACCAAAACACAAGTTTGGGTGAGGCATTTTCGCACTCTCTTAGTCATATAGGAAGTCTTTTGAAGCTTGCTATAATAATTGGTATTGCTTGTGTTATTATTGGATCCATATTGTTTAACTATAGGGAAATGCAAGGTTTTTCTTTCCGTCCTGTTGTTGTTATTATTAAAGGCATACTAAAGATGACGAGTCATATTATGAATAATACACTCATATGGATTGCTATATGGGTTATCCCGATCATAATTATTTACTGTAGATGGTTTGTGATTTTTCCTGTTTGCATCTTGGAAAATAAAAAAACTATAGATACCTTTGGTCGTAGCAGGCAGCTAACCAAAGGGTATCGTTTATATATTTTTGCTATTATCTTGATTCTATTTATAATCCAGACAATTGTCGTGATGGCTCTACAGCATATCCAGATTAGTTCAAACTTGTCATTTTTATTAGTAAATATTTTAGGGAATCTAGGCTATTTCTTGATTCTTCTTATAACCACCTGTGTTTATTATGAATTGCGTTTAAGAAAAGAACCTGAGGAACTTAACGCTCTGATTAAAAACAATTATTATTACAAGTAATTGCATTATCGTTAATTTTATATTAAAAAAACAGCGATTATTTAATATAATTTAAAGTCATTTTAAATTGATCTAGCACAGGAAAAACGCATGACAGGTGTTCAAACAGACAATTCACGTAATTTTATTCTTAGTGTATTTAGCCATATAAAAACGGTTTTATTAAACAAAGCTATGTTTTTTTCGCTCATTAGCATTGCATTTATAATAGTTGTAATGGAAATGATGTTTCCAATGTTTATGTCTTACGTAAACACTTTAATAAATATTATCAGACTTATAGTATATGTGCTTGGTGCTATACTTATTTGGGGTGCCATTATTTATGCGTCATTTTTGGCATTAATAAACAAAAAAATTAATTTTAGAGATATATTTTATCATTCTCGTAGCCATATAGGAAGTTTATTGGGAACCATATGGAGAAGTCCCGCCTTTGGTTTTGCTTACTTTTTTTTGTTTTTCTTATTTTTATCTGTTCGCTATATAGCAACCCCTTATGATTATGGTGATAGTAATTTGTTCGTGTTTGTTATAATTCTTATCCCGATAATGAGTATTTGTTGTATACAGTTTGTAACGCTTCCTGCTTGTATAGTGGAAAACATAGACAGTGTTTATACACTTGAACGCAGCAAGCAGCTAACAAAAGATTATCGCTTACATATTTTTGGTATAATTGTCATTTTGAT from Desulfovibrio litoralis DSM 11393 encodes:
- a CDS encoding ankyrin repeat domain-containing protein, with translation MSKRLFFVISVLLFNFLFVVSAFAMSNEEFLKICENGNIKQIKAAIAKGADVNAKDEKGTTALMWAKYNPKPLEPIKTLIKAGADVNAKDKRGQTVLMYAVTYTHSHEVITHLLKSGADVNAQDNEGLTALMLLARNEPIWFPWDVDIPKYRAKNYKSIRILIEAGANVNAQDKEGRTALMHAAEENEDPTIITGLIKAGAKVNMRDNYKTTALIRGAEYAANPAVIKALIKGGAEVNYENYPILIVALFNQNNQAIIPELIKAGADIDAKDKNGLTALDGAESLKDYKAMDILKKAKKKQNDKKNNKK
- a CDS encoding ZIP family metal transporter, whose translation is MFDSVIFFALLAGLFTWGITALGAATVFFAKDVSRKLLDLMLGFAAGVMLAASFWSLLAPAIEMSSDLGRFAFFPAMLGFILGALFLRGIDYILPHLHFGKEIEDAEGIPTTWKRNTLLILAITLHNIPEGLAIGVAFGALDAGLPSATLSGAIALALGIGLQNFPEGAAVSLPLRMEGKSRFSAFMSGQLSAIVEPIAAVIGAYAVSMMHPLLPYALAFAAGAMVFVVVEQLIPESQSGDNADAATLSLIAGFSVMMMLDVALG
- a CDS encoding ankyrin repeat domain-containing protein; translated protein: MSKRLFFVISVLLLNFLFVVSAFAMSNEEFFKICENGNIKQIKAAIAKGADVNAKDKDGLTTLDYVRANKNSDIIKELMKADAK